The genomic stretch CGGCAATACGAAGGTCCTACCTTAGTAAGATTGAGAGAGAGCATTCAGTAATGTAAAATTACGAATTTCGAGATTGGAGGAGATGGGGAACTGAGATACTAGGgtcgattatgtgtgcctaatatggcagggttgcgagagaagattatgattcagattcatcaatcccgatattccattcatcccggctccacaaagatgtatcatgatgttaaggagcagtattggtgggataacatgaataagtctattgcagaatttgtagcccagtgtcctaattgtcaacaagtaaagatcgaGCATCAGAAACCtagtggattgcttcagaataatAGAGATTCCGGCCTGAAAAtaggaggtgattaatatggacttcattatttgATTACCTTGCTCTTATCATAAGTTGGACTCCATCTGAGTGATAGTTGAttgacttacaaaatgtgcccactttctgccagttaagacaacttacacggctgaagattatgcgaagttgtatatcaaggagattattaggcttcatggtgtgccggtatctattatatcagaccgaggagctcaatttaaggctaacttttggaggtcttttcagaagggtttaggcacacaagtgaatctcaatACTATATTCCATCCGCAagctgacggacaggctgaacatACCATTCAGATActtgaagatatgctacgagcatgtgttctggATTTCAAGGGGAATTGGAATGATCATctaccactcatagaatttgcctacaataatagctaccattgtAGTATTAAAATGGCTCTATACGAGGCACTGTATGGGAGAAGATATAGATCACTAGTTAGATGGtttgaagtcggtgaaacagaattatatggcccagatttgattcaccaagccatTGAGAAGCTGAAAGTGATACAAGAACGACTGAGGACGGCACAAAGTAGGCAAAAGTCTTATTCCAATGTCCGACGTaatgatctagagtttgaggttggtgattgaattttcctgaggatctcgcttatgaagggtgttatgcgttttgggaagaagggtaagtaGAGTCCGCGGTATATCAGTCCGTACAAAATTCTTTGACGAATTGGATAGGTttcttatgagttagaattgccatccaaattggaatttgtccacccgataTTCCGTGTATccatgttgaggaaatgtattggagacccttctcgggTCGTCcttatcaaagatgtacaagttatagaggatctatcatatgaagaagtgccagtggctatattagattgACAAGtctgcaagctgagaacaaaggatgtagcttccgtcaaagtattgtggaggaacaagaacatggaagaaatgacatgggaagcacaAGAGGAGATggagtctaaatacccttacttgtTCCAGATTCAAGATAACGAGGATACTGGGGGAACAAAGGATGGATtagaaggtgaaatggctctatgaggtaagtaGTAGCTTCGGAATActcttaatacaaaatggtgatacaCAGATAATGTACATATCCATAATGTTTGGTATATCCTTGTGAGATTATACATTGGGTTTAACTGCTTACAAGTTTGGCTAGTgtccattttataggggaaactcAGCCAGAAATTTCTGTTGGAATCCACGACAACCCATATTCAATtatgttagttcatgccataagtTAGTCAGCATAAATCTGAGAAGatcttatctttgagatgataagaagttaatcctattagtcttaaatgatacaagggtgtataagggtggttaacaagtattagaagttaaacgaatcaaggatattATAACCCGTATTTGTGGGTAAATCTAGGGGTGAAAATATTCTCAAGAGctcgtgttttaaggtatttgaatcatataatatctgtatcataagtcttgaagtcaaatgagttattaaacaaaagtcgacaaaagttgtcgcaacttatattcataattttacttaaacgaTGGAAAAACACTCTACACGCAGTTTCTCTCTCTAGCTGCGATGAACAGTAGCAACGCAACAGTTCACCGGCCATAACTCCATATTCCGGTAGTGGAAATTCACCAAATTGGTCGCAAAAGAACCCCCTTCTCATTGCGAACAATCCCCATTTAGTTTCATCCCCAAATCAATAGCCAATTTTTTCAAATCTTAATTTTCATTTCACGTTTACTGTAGAACCCAgaaatttttattaaattcaTCTGCTTTTTCATGTCAATGGAGTTTTGAGGAACTTCATGGCTGCTGCGACCTCTCCCCAGCCTTTGGCTGTGGGGGAGGCAATCCAAAACAATCAAGAATCAGTTCCTAATCATAATACCAAGCAATCTTATGCCTCGCATCTACTGTCAAAACAATCTGCCGCAAAATTGTCAAATCTGGAGCTTTGTCCAGTAACGTTTGAACATGGTGAACCTACTGTGGAATTCACCATTGAAGAGGTGAATGCTTTCACAATGGAAGAAGGTTTACATCAAGCTGTAATCCTCAAATTTTCGTATGGGAAACCTGATCTACAGGAACTACGACAGATTATTTCCAAACAATTTGATGTCAAAGGCTACTGTAATATTGGACAACTGGAATATCGACATATTCTGATTAGGTTTGATTTGTTTGAAGATTTTTTTCAAGCTCTATCAAGATCGACAGGTTATATTAAGGCGAAGGGTGACGAGTTCTTTTTTAGAACATTACCATGGACAATAGGCTTTAATCCGCGTGAAGAAACATCGAGGGCAGTCGTATGGATCTCTTTACCTGACTTGCCTGCAAATTTCTTTGCAAAAAGGTCATTAATGTCCATCGCTTCAGCAGTTGGAAAGCCTTTAGCAGTGGACAAAGCAACGATCGAACGCGACCAAGTACGGCAAGGGTTAAGGTCGTGCTCGATTTACTGGACAAGCATCCAAAGAGAATTAAGATTCATATTGTGGATAAGAATTCTGGGAAAGTTGTTGAGCATTATCAGGAGATAGTATATGATAATCTTCCAAAATATTATACCTGTTGTAAGCATCAAGGGCACGATGAAAGATCATGTCGTTGGAAGACTATGAAAAATAAGGAAGATGTAGTTGTTGCGACTGAAAATGAAGGTCTGGGAAATCTGGACAAATTGCAAGGTGATGCCAGGGATTTTCTTAATGCAAAAAGAGCTGGGCAGCTGGAAGATGAAGCAGCAAAAGCAAGTTTGGTTGAGCAGCAGTTTTCACAAATTGAAGGAGGAAAACAAATTGTGAACAAAAACAATGAAGTGGTAATGAATCGAGCAGCGGTGGATAACAATGTAGGTGAAGTCTCAAAGCTTGATAAGGGTCCACATCCTCCCCCTCGAGATGTGCCTGCTAGGATAGCTTTGGCAAGGATTTCCAATGTTGTTAATCCAATTGTGCAAGCCTATGACGAGCTTGCAAGTGCTGCAGCTATTTTGTCAACTGGTGTAAGTTTAAAGGGTGTGTTTGCTCGGGCTGAGGAAGATGCTACAGCTTCAAAAAGTGATCATGTTGTGATTGATACACAAGTAGTTGATCGAGATGTTGATGTCCCTGATGCTACAGCTTTTCATAAGGAGCAGGGATTTGAGTAGGGGACTCAGGCTCAGGCAACTGGTGTAGGTACAAATTTGGAGTCTACTACTGTATTGAAAACAGCTGTTGATCGAGTTGATGCACTTGTTGAAATAGTTGAGAAATCAGCAGCAACAGGTACAACTGTTGTAGATGTATCTAACGCTGCTTTAGTTCCAGCTGAAGTTACTTCAAAACCTACTGATGTTGTACAAGATACAAAGGAAGCTGGGCAGCATATTATTAAGGATAACTGGACAACGGTTTCCAGCAAAAAAGGCACTCCAAACAGAAAAAAAATGATGCAGGTTGAGCAGaattccacaaaattttcaaatccTTTCAATGCTCTAGCCAACGTGAATGACTATCTGAGAAGATTGATAACACAACAACCTTAATTGATGGTTCTTTTAACCAGCAAATAATACCAATTTCAAGCAGTAAAAAGGGAGGCCGAATCAGCAATAATTTGGCTAAGTTTTTCGGAGATCGACAAAATGCTATAAATAGCAACGTGGCAAAAGTGTCAAAGGGCGAGCTACTACCCAGGTCCAGCACTCCCACGATTCTTGTTTCCAGTCCACAAGTGCAGAAAATTATCAAAGAATCACAGATTGAAATGATGATGTATGCCAATCCTATATTCAAGCAACAGTTGGTAACCTTTAATACATCGGCGTATGACATTCTATCTTAATCAGTGGAGTCGTTTGGGGATGTTGAAGGTGAATCTGGGCAGCTCATGTTGTCAACGGGGTATAATAACGAGGTGATACAGTCAAATCTGAGGTTGATGGCTATCAAATCCAAGTTTTGGCAAGAGCAGCGTGAGGATGACAATGAAGAGGATTGGGGCGATGGTTTCGCTCGTTATTCATCAGAAGAAGCTGATAAGGAGGTTGATCATGATAGTGCAGGGGAAGATAGTGAATCAATGGCTATTAAAAAACATGGTCAAGTACGAGCAGCAAGTGCCAAGAGTAATCTGAACCTCAATGCTCCTGCTTTTGTTCCCAGAAGTTACTCAAATACTGGTATGCAAAATGCAGCTACAGGAGCACCTACAGTTACTGTGCAGCAGCAGCAAATTGATCCAAACTCCTCAAATACAAATCCTACAGGTGATCGAACTACAACAGTGCAACCAAAAAATGGGCAGCTCCAAGGTGTGATAACCAGTACACATGCAACAACACCTACAACGAAGGTTAGTCCAGCAGCTAGTCCTAAAGGTGATCGAGAAGTCACAGCAGTGCAATCTGGACAGAATCAAATTGTTACAACTATCCCAGTTATTTCAGAGGAGGAGAGAAAGTTTTTGGATGCAATGGTGAGTTCTACATCGTTAAATCCTGTAAATCCAAATGCCTATAGCACTGGTCCTGTGAGTAAGAGCAGGAATAAGCAAAAAAACAT from Nicotiana sylvestris chromosome 12, ASM39365v2, whole genome shotgun sequence encodes the following:
- the LOC138883625 gene encoding uncharacterized protein, whose product is MALYEALYGRRYRSLVRWFEVGETELYGPDLIHQAIEKLKVIQERLRTAQSRQKSYSNVRRNDLEFEVSYELELPSKLEFVHPIFRVSMLRKCIGDPSRVVLIKDVQVIEDLSYEEVPVAILD